The Aphidius gifuensis isolate YNYX2018 linkage group LG2, ASM1490517v1, whole genome shotgun sequence DNA window aaaaatttcatccatgatttgttcttagttttcttaatatttcgaatttaaaattttttcattatctatttttatcaacaattaattaactaataatcaaaattttttctttcatatccTTGGTTGTAGATATTTTCAATACCTTTAATTTGAGCCTATTTCAAACTCTTTATCTTAAATAGTTTAGAAgatataaacattatttattttttgcgaGTGATTTCAATACGTATGGCTTCTCTTCCGTAAATAACGTAGTAATTCAAGTGATGGATTATTtcgtattgataatattaataaaatcaattctcTTGAATTTAAACTAccacaaatattattagtaatttattaccattaaaaataatttaagaaataataaaaataatgaattatatgaaaatcaaaaaagcaatatttttattttaattgaaacatTTTTGCAATAGAatctattaattttgtaaatacgatatttaattggccaagaaaataataatgttgaatatttttttttaacatacagaaattttagtttaatataaaataataatttcaaacaaaGTGGATTTGTTTTACAATGAGCTAGACATAATACTTTTAAATAcataagtatataaaaatcacTATTAGATTTTTTCATGTTCTGTTTtagtcatgaaaaaaaaatatataacaatcaaTTGTAATCactttttgtttgataatagatttaaatactaaaaatttagtatattaaatttcagtttagatattatatatatgaggCATGGAGGTGAATGATATGAGGTCTACATGTCAAACTCCAtgcaagaagactagagagTCTCAGTTCAGTTGGCAGTGGCACGGATGGGACaaaacagacaaaaaaaaaaaaagaatgcaAAAATTGGCAGTACTTACTACTTGGCTGGTAAATGGCATGGTAGAAGCACTACTACCATGGGTAAATGGTAAATATATGGTCTATATGGTCTTGGAATTGGAAGCGTATACCTATAGCTATAGCGTTATCCACCACTGTCCATCACTGTCCATCATGTGCCACGCTGTCAGTTTATCTGAATTTATAATAGACTCCAATCTCCATATGTAAACTAACTTAAACTTGGTAAAGTGCACTTTAAACATTTATCTAATCatttaacaacaaaaccaaagtttttatcatctaaaattgtttgttaaattgtaattatgcTGAAAGTAATCATCCTTTCTATTTGGATCGTTTCGGTAAGAAATGTTATACCTCTTTGAATTATTACGTTATttagtcattattttttatatttcattattggtaattaattttgaatattttttagatgGCTATTGCTGATTCCTCATATCCTGATGAGGAGCTACAGGCAGTGATTTGTCATAAATTTGGTTTTAGTTATTTCACATTGTGTCATGAATGTGACTACTATGAAAGTACGACAAggtagtaattattattaactcaaGCTgtcatattgttaaatttatattgataaaaaaaaactcatttatttCAGGTCAGTATGCCGAGGATGCTGCGAAGCTAAAAAAGCTCCAATGGAACCTTATCCGAAAGGTCAATTAGAAATATGTCAGTGTAAATTTGCCAAATATCCTAATATTGTAGCATTTATAAAATCACATGAACGGAGAAGTAGACATCCAAATTTAAGTATTATATACTCAAACATTACTGAACCTCGGTTACATCTGTTTAATAAGAATGGCCAAAAGAAGGAGAGTGGAAACCTTGCTGCACTGTGGGAGGCACACCCAGACCGGATCGATTCAGGCCTTAGTTTTCTTATTGctcattagaaaaattattcaaaaatcaattaagGTTGCTTACAAGGGACATAGTCGTACTATTATTTAGGCTCGGAGGACTCGTATACCACTACGTTTATTTTGTGGCccctctttaaaaattttgttacgcTTTTGCCTTAAAAATCGTAGTGTGTGTGTAAACAGATAGGCACCAACACTATTCCAGCAAGCAAAATGGAAATCGTGAgacactgtatttttttatatactaccACTACTACAGTGCATCATTGTGTATGTCACGTTGGTGTATAACATCCCGCTCGGCAAGTGAAAAGTAAACAAGGAGAAGAGAGCAGTGTTGCCGGATCGCAATTCTCTCATGTCCTCTCGTTGCGAGAAagacgaaaatttaaaaatttaacattaaatatctttaaaaatcaacgtcagaaaaaattcaaatttttttatcgtattcgTCTTGTCGAGCACTACAATTTGAtagtaatttgaaaattttttagtgaaaaacgaactcgttaaaaataaaaatgtacggTATATCAACTTATAGTCCTATCCTCGcgtataaaagttgtcaactttgacattaattatctcaaaaaaacgacgtcagaaaaaattgaaaaaaattgagagtatagatatttatttcatttgaaaaatgagccaaaaaaaaaaaaaattgagtgacgatttaattatttataagcaaCCTTAAATAaacaccaaataaataaaaacatcaaataaaatttctggagtttatttaaaatttatttattgatatttaatgaacattcattaaaagttttttcatcaaattaaattcatcaaaaacatttgacattaaaatcaaccagaaaatatttaatgtaaataattttttaaatcttcaataGTCATGCTGTTTTGTTCCTGATTTAcatgtatgaaaaaatattttatatttttgcaatCATTTGTAACAATTGCTTCATTAGTTTTTTGAAAGATgagacttttttaaatttagatattcaagatttatcaatttatttagatGACCAATGAGATATTTTGGTATTTCATAACAATCATTTATATCCAAGTAAGTAacattatctaaattttttataatattggaCAACATAAGTTCATCAacatgtgtattttttaaatttaaataaaggtTCTTGCACacttaattgatataaatatacaatgcTTAATCGTCTTATTGCTCATtagaattattatacaaaaatccatttaataaacatcatcgaaaataaaattttctgcaatttatcaagatttatttattgatatttattttacatgtaaTATGCTCacaaaaactaaatttattccaacaaacaaatctaattttttttttgattttttaaaaataatttatattcaataaaaaaaaaaaaaaaaaaaatgattgtataGACTCACAATCGTTACCATTTTACTATTTCTAACGTGtgtatgtttaataaaaatgttacgAAAAAACATCACAGTAGTTattgagaatatttttataatataaattaagatGCAATAATTCAAcgttaaaatgtttttataaataatgaaaaaattattgaatttagtTAATTAGAATTTgagatattgataaataagtGAAAGGATAATTTTTCTCGCATGTGGTCATGTAGCGTTTGGTTTGTATATATACGATTCGAAACTGTCTATCTTCGTACTTGCTTCGGCAGTACATATACTAAAATTGGAACGATACAGAGAAGATTAGCATGGCCCCTGCGCAAGGATGACACGCAAAATCGTGAAGCGTTccacatttttttgttatttttcataaattttttttttatatatacagtttACAACTGTACAACCCAATGATAATGAACCAGTTGCATGAATGAATGTAAaaagaacaattaaaaaatgtgatttgttttgtttaaaataattttttgtgagCATATTAcatcttataaattaatatcaataaataaatgtttgataaattgcgaaaaattttaattaaaatagtgtttattaaattgatttttgtataatttttctatagtgAACAATCATAAATCTAAGCATATTATCAATCTCGTCTGCCTCCCAAGTTccaatgtttttaataatctctctttgattttttttatttattagatataACCGCAAGGTTCAGTAATATTTGAGTATATAACACTTAAAGTTGGATGTTTACTTCTTCGTTCAtcagattttataaaaacttccCATTGAGGATACACATATCAAATTTACATTCGCATATTTCTAATTCacctttaaattttaatatagcgGGTCCTAATGCGGATATGGCTCACCAATGCAGCAATCTAGGCATAAAGACctgaaataaataagttttttttttttttatcaataaatttagcttttataaatttaacaatatgacagattgttataatataattactaCCTCATATCATTTCCTTCATAGGATATGATACAGCTATAatctgattatttttttatcatttttttgtttatatatttaacaacaaattctTCACTttgtaaatacaaaaattacatATCAATGGTGGTGGTGATACAATATTAtgacttatatttttattaatatataattcaatcATATCTATTAAACCACTACATATCCTCATATTTTTCgactaataataaattgtattgtGTAAATTGATGttacaaattttacaaaactTTGACATTTTCTAGCTATATAACTACTTGCCAAATattcttaaaatttaatttatattttgtcacGATCAACAAACAACATaagtattatattaaattaaattataaattaattaaatagtattaaaaaaaccaacaaaaaaaatgggaaaatgaataaaaaaaactatagaaataagagtttacattcgaaaaataaaagagaaatttttttccaaaaagaTCTGaggaaaattcaaaaaaattccagAAGTCTCAATTGTGTAcaaaattcggagaaatccggagacgatccggagaaaatcgggagagattatttctaccagagtaataacaacaataataaatttaaaaaaaaaaatgattttttttatatttattattaataaattatttttttatctgcaggatataatagttaataaattattaactattatatcctgcagataaaaaaataatttctccgatTCGGAAAATCTATaggtttaaattataaaaaattattttaagtaattatattcaaataaaaattaattgtctgattaaaattgattctttatttttattctataaaaatttttatcactaaCATTGATGACGTgtatgattttgataatttttatttatttgtaaactcttgtttaaataataagaatataaaattgataaaattctaagcagaattttttttttctctctctagTCTGCTCCAGTCTCCTACTCTCCTCTTTTAATATCATATTCATTCAGATGGAGGGGAccggtttatttttttttatttatttttttcaccaatgatattttattgcgtatgtattttttttttttgcatacattttattcttttttaattatcaaaaagtaAACACATACTTGTTAAtcttgttataataaattaacacaaaGCACAAAAACtttcttaaaatatatcaagttaGATAagttcatttgaattttaatgttttttacaaGAACAAGGCGACCAAGAGTGTATTATATTTGtagaaattgaatataaaaaacaaatatgccTATTAAGTTGAGGTTAAGTTCAATGAACTTGATATCAACATGTCGATTTTTATGGattatcaatcaatatttatcgatgatcataatattttcatcaatatctgTCACTAGTTTGTCAACATTCATAAGTGATCAGCCAAAAAACAAttgcaagtattttatttattgttacttTACATTTCCCGCCAATAAaatcttttgtttttcatattacttaattattgtttttatcatttttattacagtGACATTATGTATTGTTGGAAGTCCAAATTCTaatgacaatattaaaaaatattgtccaAACATGTATGAAGGCCATATCAACTGTAAAATTGTTAAAGACaggtatttaattattaattttatttgttatatttatttatttatatttaaaaatatatataattattttttgttgttttaatttaacagaAGTGACTGTATAAGACAGTTGATTGCTGGTGTTGCTGATTTTACAGTTTTAGAAGCTGAAGATTTATCAGTTACTCAAAAATTTGCTGAAGGAAATGTTTTTGTTACACATGAATTACGAGTTTTTGCTGAGAGTAagtaactatttatttaactttaatttatatataatatttatttaattaatttattattatttattaagaaCCAGCAAGTGTTGACATGGTAGTATTGGTAAATGGAAATATTAATAGTATTGCTGATATAAAAGGTAAAAACTTTTGTCATCCAGGATTTGATGCAAATGAAAATTGGACTCCACTTTTTTCTGATGTTAGTCAATCAAgctattaatgataatttaattgttacaaattaatttacaatatttatattaatttattttttattcaaacagTATTTTCAAGAACAAATTGTACCCACCAAGTGTAAACCAGGTATGACACTGTTGGAAACTAAAATAGCAGctatatcaaattattttaatgcagCATGTTTTGCTGGTAAATGGACCagtgataaaatttttgatgaaaaattgagtaagtttaaataacaatttaaaaaaaaaaagccaaatgtttaattgtttataattttatagaagCTAAATACAGCAACTTGTGTGAACTCTGTGAATCTGGATGTGGCATTGGTGATATGTATCATGGACGTACTGGTGCATTAGTCTGTTTGACTGAAAACATTGGTGACATTGCCTGGGTCAGACTTGATGATGCATTTCGTCATTTCAaagtaattttcattcaatttatctaaattttaataacactagtttaacaataattaattctacaatatttttacagaCTGATAATACAAACAGAACACTGTACAAATATCTGTGCTCTGATGGATCAATGAGAGAAGTTGATGGTGGTGTACCATGCGTATGGATATCAAAACCATCACCAGTCATTGCAGCAAgaaagtaattaaaatttagctaattaaatttaatttacacaaTGCTTgtatgaataattttgtttatcagAGAACCAGCTCATGAAATAATGCAATTGATTGAATCAACTAAGAGATGGAGATGCAAATGGCAGCTGGAGTTAATGTCACTATTGGCAAATTATGTTGTCACTCCTTATGGACTTGGTGGACTTAAAACAATCGAGTCATATTTAAACAACTGTAAGTTTTTatctcaataaattaaaacaacatatttgcaattttatttattttctttcaatctTTTTTTAGATGATGAACGTGCATTTCTTTTAGATGAttgttcatcatcaataaaatggTGTATATCATCAaatcttgaagaaaaaaaatgccaaTGGCTCAAAGAATATTCGTACTATCATGGTATTAAACCAGGAATTGCTTgtattcaacaacaaaataaaaaaaattctattgaaGCTGTTTTAAATAGACAATGTGATGTGTTCGTAGCAAAACCTGAAGATTTACAACCAAAATCCGggtaattaatcaaataaaattcatattatatcgtttatttatttaaattttcttttatacagTCTCAAACCAATACTGGAAATATTACCTAgcgaaaaaaattcatatgaatTACGTAAAATTGGAATTGTTGTTATGAAAAATTctccatataaaaaaattgaagatttacGAGGTAAAAAAGCATGCATGACTGGCTATAAAAGCATAGGATGGAATTCTTTTTATGGAGTGATGAGAAATAAAAGTTCTGATAGTTTTTGGAGATGTGAAAGCTCAGAAGctgtgtataaattttttgagacCATTATATTTCCAAAAGGTGAATCGAAATATGATGTTAAAAGTACATATGAATGTTTAACGAGTGGAATAGGTGATGTTGCCATTGTGGATCTtcgtgatattttttatttgaataaagaatatttaaaaactatttgTATTGATGGATCAAATGATCCTCAGTGTATTTTATCATGGACAAGTCTTGGATCGGTtagtattaattaaatttcgatttacaaaaaaaatgatattgtcgtaattttattgtttgtatTTAAGGTTGTTGTCAATGAACACATGTCAATTGCTAGacgtgaaaatataaaattattatttgaagaaCTTGATACATGGTTTGGATCAAAAACAATTGGTCAAACACCAGTTATTTCACTTTATGGATCTTTTGATTCAACTGACAGTATTATATTTCcagtaagtttatttattattttttatttaatgcttcatcaattgattccattttaaattcatctttttttataccggaatatattttttttttacaacaataaaaccaaggaaatatatttgagCGACTATTAATAATTGGTCTTTCACATGGTCCCAAATAAatacaagataaattattaaatttatttgtatattcacTTATTGTTTGACTTGTTGATGTATATTTATGGGGttcatcaattgatttattaattttttttgccaatgAAAAAAGATATGATACTTCATCATTTCCTGATAATGAACAACATGTTTCATCttctaaaaaaataccacaaccataaattattgttgaagcgtttaatgaaatttgtgaatcaattgaaatatttggATACCAATTTGTTCTACCACAACTCATATTTTCTTCTAAATCTCTTACAATAACACTCCAACATCCtgatttgatattaaaattatcatcaatgttatcatttaaattttcatcatcataattatttattatttgtaaaacatCTATTTTTCTGTTGTATATATCTTTGGCAAATTTTagtgaatgattttttattaatccaGCTACACAACCAATGTCTCCTTTATCATCAACTAAAATTGTTTCACGCCATGattcttttgataaatcactcaacttttcaatttcaaaaatcattgattCTACTGTATCAAAAGCTTTTTTTCcttcaagtaaattattatatttttccatgataattttcttaataaattctattgatgtttttacattttcatttaaatgttCATCTGGTAAACC harbors:
- the LOC122849017 gene encoding transferrin-like is translated as MPIKLRLSSMNLISTCRFLWIINQYLSMIIIFSSISVTSLSTFISDQPKNNLTLCIVGSPNSNDNIKKYCPNMYEGHINCKIVKDRSDCIRQLIAGVADFTVLEAEDLSVTQKFAEGNVFVTHELRVFAEKPASVDMVVLVNGNINSIADIKGKNFCHPGFDANENWTPLFSDYFQEQIVPTKCKPGMTLLETKIAAISNYFNAACFAGKWTSDKIFDEKLKAKYSNLCELCESGCGIGDMYHGRTGALVCLTENIGDIAWVRLDDAFRHFKTDNTNRTLYKYLCSDGSMREVDGGVPCVWISKPSPVIAARKEPAHEIMQLIESTKRWRCKWQLELMSLLANYVVTPYGLGGLKTIESYLNNYDERAFLLDDCSSSIKWCISSNLEEKKCQWLKEYSYYHGIKPGIACIQQQNKKNSIEAVLNRQCDVFVAKPEDLQPKSGLKPILEILPSEKNSYELRKIGIVVMKNSPYKKIEDLRGKKACMTGYKSIGWNSFYGVMRNKSSDSFWRCESSEAVYKFFETIIFPKGESKYDVKSTYECLTSGIGDVAIVDLRDIFYLNKEYLKTICIDGSNDPQCILSWTSLGSVVVNEHMSIARRENIKLLFEELDTWFGSKTIGQTPVISLYGSFDSTDSIIFPAKSENLKSDTSYLSLPHHYRDILDELSAENDDDDACSSAISVFNNVIILMTVLIISLTRFL
- the LOC122849019 gene encoding uncharacterized protein LOC122849019, with amino-acid sequence MNCEYCEWIDKVLVEYEKKLPRKKINNKNKYQRKRILEPLIIVHGLPDEHLNENVKTSIEFIKKIIMEKYNNLLEGKKAFDTVESMIFEIEKLSDLSKESWRETILVDDKGDIGCVAGLIKNHSLKFAKDIYNRKIDVLQIINNYDDENLNDNIDDNFNIKSGCWSVIVRDLEENMSCGRTN
- the LOC122849016 gene encoding selenoprotein F-like, translating into MLKVIILSIWIVSMAIADSSYPDEELQAVICHKFGFSYFTLCHECDYYESTTRSVCRGCCEAKKAPMEPYPKGQLEICQCKFAKYPNIVAFIKSHERRSRHPNLSIIYSNITEPRLHLFNKNGQKKESGNLAALWEAHPDRIDSGLSFLIAH